The genomic interval aaaataaatcacattGTTCAGACTACCTGTGGATGAACTTGATGAACCTTTCCCAGTTTATCAAAGAGTGGAAAAGGTCCACCAACCTCAATAAGGACGAATATGAACAACAAAATCTCAAAGAGATAAATACAACAACAATTTGGGCACAAAAAAGGGAAGCTGCAAGATATTCCTACAGCAAAACAGAAGTATAACCAAGAAACAGTACAGGATACGAGAAATCTCAGTGAAACCCACATATCTCAATCACGAACTTGAGCAACAAAATAGAACAGTGACTCAGTTCTGAAAGCAAAATCAATGTTTCCATCACTCATTCTCCTAAAGAGACACTGAGATTCCCAATATGAACGGATGATGAAATCAAAATCTCATCTTTAACAAAAATAGAATCAGAGAGAATGAAACTCAAAAGGGGTTTATGGGTTTATAAACCCCATTAATTGAATGCCCGAACGAAAATCCAAAATGAGAATGATTGGTCTTACCCCCGACAGCTGCACGGACAAGAACTAAGAGAAGTCGAGTGGTATCGCCTTCGGCCTATTCTCTGTGTGTTATGTTTTTGGTTAGTCCCGATTTATAAGTAGGTCCTCCTCTTATGTTTCATTTTCTCaagtctttttgtttttgtactTGGTTTCCGTTCTGAAAGTTTTGTCATGTTCATCGCGACTTGAATTTTGTTGCGGACTAATAATTAGCGGTGTTCCTAGCATTCCATTTACATTAACTTGGCCtaaaaattttgttttgtagTTTGTTAtactttataaaaaaaaatagaatttttttgagatacttcaaagttcaaactagAAGGGAAGTGGTTCCTtataaattccaaaggtaGTCATTCGGAGCCTTCATGGCTTCATTTGTTCTGTCACCATGAATTTCTAGTTATGTCAATTTTTCATGTAATAGTAACTATGTTGGTGAACTATAGCGGATAACTCATCCACAACCAATTGTAACTATCTGATATTACTGAAGCCTATAACTATCAAGTTTAGTGTCAACCATATAATATCATCCTTCAAAGAGAATAACTAGATTATACAGATTGTATAAACTTAAGGATAGCATAACAAACACACAAATGCTTTTAGTTTTGATAGATTAGCTGTTAGTTGCATTAGAAATTGTTCTTTGTAACCTATTTCTCTgatctaataataaataaataaaaacaagcaTAAGAGAGTTCAGGTTGTCAAGGTGGAACCATCAAATGTGTTACAATGAGTTAAGAAGATGCATCAGGGTTTCTAACATTTGATATAACCAATGTTAACAGAAATCCTAACTTTTCTTACAGATTACGAGGACCACGAGTTCAAGTGACCATAAAGATCCAGAACTTAAATCTTCACTCAACCAAGTACCAAGTCAAAGACTGGTATACATATTATTACAAAATTCGTTGAAACATAACTCTATAAATACAATTGTTGAAATAATACATCCACAATTTCTCAAAATGGAGCATTGTAGATTGCAGCAATAAAACAGCTTCCCAAACTTATCATCTGCCACCCGATAATCCTTTGATTCAGACCttaattttaagttttttacCCTACCAGACACTGATTACTTCCTTCCTCTGCTTAGCCTCTGCAAGTGGTAATTAATGCTTCCCATTGACTTGTTTTTCTGGCTCTGTAACAAAGGAAACAGAGATTTTAGCAAGTCTTCCATGAATATTTGCTAGTTGAAGAAATGGACATGTTTTAAGCCTAACCAAAAATGATAAggaaaagaggagaagaaactGCGAACATTCTGAATTCACAACACAGGAAATCTATAATGTACCTGAGATTCCATGCAAGTACCCAGAAGATCCTTCTGCCTTACACACTTCTCATCACAGTTGCTATTAAGAGCCAAGCAACTGAGAAATGTAACCATTTCCTTCATGCAAGGTTTGTGAAAAGCACCAAATTTCTTTGGATTAATGTATATCGAACCTGCTTTGCGACCCATTCTGTGATTCACACAACTAAGTGAGAAAGCGAGAAGTGAAGGCTTGACCAGTTACTGAAATAAACATCAGAAACACAATCTCAAGGGAAATACAACTACAGTAAAAAGGAAACACTGGACATTCATCTGAAACGATGAGCTATCTTCAGTATAGCACCACATCACTTCTGGATAATGAAGTATACAAAATTATTCAAATTAAGCTAATACAAACATGCCAAGTAAGCCATTTCTGCTCCCTGACTCTGCTATGTTTGAACTCAATACGTAACGAGCATTGAATGTTAGTTTAGAAAGTAATTTTAGCAACATTTACTGATCTATACTTTTGCTAAAGTCTAAAACCATTACTGATTACAAAGTCTTATAAAAATGGAATTATTCTCCATCGTCCAAACTCCAAAACCACTGTACAATTGGGATGCTAAATTTGCCAAGAATTTATTACTCTAATACAGGCATAAAAGAGGGTTTCTATGAGCTAGAACTAACTTATACCAGAGCCCAGGCAAGGGCTACAAGAAGTTAGATTCTCAATTGTCTTGACCCTAAGACGCGCTATTACATTCACTTCTATGAAAGAGTTGGTCACCAAAACTCTTCaatcaaaaacatatataactaGTTCATCAGCCCCAGCTTTCCTGCAGGTTTCTTGTCAAAGTATAAATGCCTAGCAGGTTTCACTGTGATTGACATATTTCCAATTGGAGTAGCAAACATTAAACTACTTTCCTCTTTACTTCAATTCTTAAATTGATACATGCATGTCTCTAAGATCTTACTCATTCCAGTGTCATCATTATGTAGCACAATACGACATGGAGTTGGAGGTATCTAACACATTAGTTTGTTCAAAACGGAGAAGGGATAAGGCAGTCAATAAGAATTTCCATCAAAGTCAATCATCCCAATAATCCTAAATGGATCAGAAGCCAAGAACACATTATTTTGTCAGATGGTGCCTAATCTCTTCTTAGtttcataagaaactcttccatctttgaaaattgaaaaggtgATTCCAAATGTTTATGTATCACAAAGACAAATttattcaaaatcaaaaccatcAATTTTACTTTCACACTATTGGTACAATTCACTACTGTCTGAGTGTCTGGTATGTAGTACAGATATGAAGGAAGGGAATGTCAGATAGAGAATGATTTTCATGTAGGGTGGCAATCAAGCAGTTTCATAATCACCATTTAACACTGGTTTCTATTGGAGAAGGAATCACAGAAGAAAAATGACTTAATATTTTCCTCGAGGCCCACCAAAGTGTTTGATTTACAGTTGATTGGAGAGAAAGTATGTCCAAAATTAACAAAAGGTCCAAAATCATATACCACCTTACTTCTCTAACATAATCAAACAGgcactaaagaaaataaacattCCTTTCAATTCCATTCTTATATTTTGCTCCTTTTCTTTCACCAAAAGATTTTTACTTCAAACAGATGATATACACTCAACCCAATTTGAATATTACTTCCCAATTATCCTTTGAAAACACAACAATGAACTATTGAGAACTGAGGAGTAGCACCACCAATTCAAACTTCCTTTCAATTGATAGCTATAGCTTTCATTTGATGCTAAACTCACATTTCTAACACTCAACgtaaaaacctaaaaaaattcattcttTCTCACCCTTTTTCCGTTTCTTTTTATCAacgaaattaaataaatattcagATCAGATGGCACAGAGTTGAACACttcaacaagaaaaaaaagagcaaAAAAACCCATAGTGCTTGAAGCAGAATCAAACCCAGAAACCCAAAGTTCGCCCCAACAGACCCAGAcctacaaatcaaacaaaacaatcaaaagCATTGAAATTGGAagcagaaagaaagaaaacagcGCACCATGTAGATACTGATCATTCTTGGCTTCAGTTTTGTATCAAATACATAGAAAGACAATCCTACAATAACATTGGCCACAACAATGAATAATATATTTGCTTATAAATTTTTCTATTTACTGACCACGACTCATCTAAATCATGAAAAACCCTACACCCCTGGCTTCCCATCATCAGCTCATCAGCTGTATCATCATCAATAACCTAAAGATAAGATGTACTTCGTGCACGGATGTCTAGCATCAACTTTATAATAATATGAGAGTAAATAAAAATCCCATTTTTCCAGATTATAGACGGAAAAAATTGAAGAACCTTTTGCCCAGTATCAACAAGTGACAGTCTACATGATTCCTACCATTGGGGATGAATATGAATAACAAAACTTCTACAGAGAAATGCAGCAACAATTTGTACAAACACCCAATCACGTACAAAGGAAATAGACTGCCAAATTCCCTATTAGCAAACCAAGAATCATAACAGCCCATGCCTAAGAATTCACTCCATTCACAACTCGCTTCTAATCTCACAAAGCTAACTTGAGATTGCATAAGCTGACTTAAGATGCATTTATATGGTTGTTGCCAACATAAGTTCATCAAGCAAAATCAAAGTCAAAGTGATTAGAGATTACATACAGCTTTGAATACCCAAATGGGATCTTACCCGATTGCTGCTGCCCGGAGATCGCCGTCGGCTCCCAAATTCTAACCCAAGTTTTTATGTGCCCGCCCATCGATTTCAATTTTACTGAAGCGGCACGCGGCGAGCGCAGAACCCGGCACGTGGAATTCCTGCGGGTTTCACTGAACCTTGATTCACACGTGCGccactcatatatatataaataacacAAACTCGCACGCTCGCCCTTctcttttgttcttcttcgGATTCAGATATCTggactcctcctcctcctcctcctgctcCTCCAGAATCGCGATCGAATTCCGGTAATCTTGTCGTTCTTGTTCGACTTAGCTCTCTGCCAATTCAGATTCCCGATTCCAAAatcctttttttatttatacatATGACGTCATTCACAATTATTGTCATCAAGTTCTGTTCGTGTTTTACCTTAGCAACACAAagattggattttttttttatcttagtTTAAGCAACTTGTTAGTTAGCAGCTAATTttgattggttttttttttttgcatcatAATTTTTgcgattttgttttttgatattttgtttTATCCCATGTTTGTCGAGAACACCTGTGAGTTGATGATTGTTGACTCTGATTTGGAGACTTGGCATTGTGATTACTGTGTTGATCAAAATCTAAACTTGGATATAAGTTTTTTATGCTGTGCTGAACTTGAGTGATATCTTGGTGTGTTGTTTTCAAGGATAATTTATTGCCATTTAGGCACTGTTGGAGCAACAGAGGTGTGGTATTCTTGCTTTTGCCTTTAGTTTATTAGGCGTGTTTGAGACAGTTTTGGTTGCTTCTGTGGTGTCTGGAATTTTAGGGAGAATACGGATTGTATTTGAACTTGTTACTTTACTTTGTGTGTTCTTATGATCTTTTTCTTGTAGCATTTGAGTCTTTATTCCTTATTTTGGGGTTTCTAGAATTGATTTCCTTTCAATCATGCCAGACTGTGCACCACACCAGTATCAAGAGAAGATTTTCAGTGAACTAAACGGATCCAAGGTGTTGTTCTGCTTGTGTGTGATTCCCATAAAAGCCAAGATGAATGTTTATGTCACCTCAAAGTTAAGCACATAAAGTGTCCTAAGCATTTCTCTCTACGGAAATTAGATTTCTTATACTCAATTTTCTATCTATATATCTTACACATCAAAAAGCTCCTGAAATCTAGTTAGTTCATGTTCctgcaaattatatattcacaCACACATTTCCGAAGACGTTGATGCAGACCTGCACTCTGTTCAAGATGGGTGGCTCTCATGTGCATGTCACCTCAAAGTTAAACATGAAACAATGCATTCATTGATCCAAATGCCACCCTGCTTCCTCCCTTTCCTTGTTGGGTTCTGATTGCTTTGGGATAGTCCATAACAGATAACAACAAGTGCTATGTATATTGACTTGTATTCTATGGACAAATGTCTAGAAATTAAGCTCAACAAATGGATATACTTATGTGTGGAAAAACTTGAGTTTTGCttctgaaattgtcaattctGAGCTAGGGGATACATAATAACCAAGTTATGGACTTGGAATCCCTATCTGCCATATGAAAAGTCCTAGACGCCCAAGGCTTAGCTAGGTAAAGGTCAAGTTGACCTTTACTGGCCTTGCTTAAAGCTACTTTTGACCAATGAACCTAATCATgtatttttgttatattttctcCTTATGTAAGGTGGCACAAATAAAGACTAGTTAGTTAGGATATATGATTTATGTGCGAAAATTTTCTTCTGATATATTTTCATTGATGATATAGTTTTGCACTACTTTCTATGACTTGCGGATTTCCTTGAGCAAATTTCTGTTAAactatataaattataattctCTGATACGTACAttcaagaaattgaaattgcaTATCTTATTTTCTTGCTGCTCGTTGTGAAGTTGAAGAATCGATTGCCTTGTCACTTTCTTACAGGGCTTGCACTGATATAGGAATATGGAGCTAAATTCCATCAAAGATGCATATGACCGTGTTGTTAAGAAGCAAAAGCTATCTGCTTCTAAATCCCAAGAAGTGATTCACCAAGTTGGTCGTGAAATTGAACAAGCACTGACACAGATCCTTTCAGCTCAAGATTCTTCTGCTCCTGTTGATCAAAAATCCATCCTTGCAGAGCTTAAACTCAAGCTCAGTGCAATTGGTCCAGTCCAGCTGTTAGAAGGGTCACATAAGGAATTGAACTTAAACCTCAGCAAGTACACTAAACTCCTTGAAAGGTCCTTGAATCCAGACATATCAAAGGCATACAGAGATGTTGACTTTGACTACCACATTGTGAATCAGCTCATTGCTAATCATTTTTACCGTCAAGGCTTATTTGATGTGGGAGATGGGATGATAGAAGAGGCTGGAGAACCAGAATTAGCCATTGTAAAATCTCAGTTCTCAGTAATGCATCAATTACTGGAGGCTATGAAGGTTAAGAATATTGAGCCTGCTCTAAACTGGATCCGTGCTAACCGTGAACAACTGAATCATGATGGTTTAAATCTTGAGCTGAAACTCCATACTTTGCAGTTTGTGGAGATTATACAATATGGGAATCGAGGTGATGCACTTAAATATGCCCAGACTCAACTTACTCCTTTTGCTTCTCCTGCCTCCCCTCACAAGGATGAGGTATTGAAGCTCATGGTGAAGCTCATGGGTTGCCTTTTATATCCACGACGGCTTGAAAACTCACCTTATTCTGAGTTTACATCTCCAACCCATTGGGAGAAGGCGATGGAGGATCTAACAGGGCTGTTCTGCAGTCTTCTGGCACAGTCCTATAACAGCCCATTGAGTATGACGATGGCGGTGGGATTTGAAGGTTTGCCGACGCTCTTAAAGCTGGCAAATGTAATGGCTGCGAAGAAGCAGGAGTGGCAAGCAATGAAACAATTACCAGTGCCCGTGGAGCTGGGAAAGGAGTTTCAGTTCCATTCTATATTTGTCTGTCCTGTGAGTAGAGATCAAGGCAGTGAGGAGAATCCACCAATGTTGATGCCGTGTTTGCATGTTCTTTGCAAGCAGTCTATCATGAAGCTGTCGAAGAGTAGCACCCGGATATTTAAATGCCCATATTGCCCCGCAGAAGCTTCGGTTTCTCAGTGCAGACAGCTGCATTTCTGATGGTCATCTCTGATCCAATGATCAATGTGGATCAATGTGTTATTATATACTTTGTATATAGACATTCCTTCCAGATTCGTTGTTTAATTGTTTAAGTGCCTATAGTTTGCATAAAGTTTGaacaaacatttttttttaatctcattAAAAGCGTTGGTGTAGACCTATAATCTATGTCATGTAAATAAGCAATAGGTTCCCCAAGTCGATGGGTTCTTCAACATCACTCAAGGAAAGCTTGGATGCAAGACGAGTAGTCATGTTGGCTGGGGCAACCTAGTCGCAGAGCATGAAAGAGACCTCTCAAGTCGCGATATAAACTAAGGACAAGTAATCACAAACTCTCTCATTCAGTGGTAAACCAATTCAATTAGTATTTTGACATAATGCATCAATGAGAATTCAATAGTTCAATGCTGATGCGAACAACCATGGGCATCGATACAATGTTCAGACCGAATGCTGAGCTACCTCACCATGATGGAGGTATGCATacatctcaaattctcaatagGAGGACACACTCATATGTCCGCAAACTTTCAGAATAGGCAATTTCTCTCTAGCATTGCACATCTATCAATAACATTTATATAATGAGAGGAGATTTCGTAACTATATTGAAATAAGTTGGTCACCAAGCAATATCTTTCTGGAATCTCTTGGGGCTAATAAATGTATAAATAATGTGTTAACAACTCTCTACAATAAGGGCAACGTCTTACATGCTCAAACTATTGGTACTTTAACGTATTGAAAATATAATGATTGTTAGTTATTATTAAAAGTTTAAATGTAACGGTTGAAACTGAAGTCAACATGGCAGAGTATCAAAAACTATGAGTATAGAATAACTTTTGCTACAATAAGGTATTTTAATGACTCTAGAACAAGACCTACAGTTTTCACTCAGAAAAGGTGTCGAAAGTTAGCATAGAGGAGAAGACTACAGCTGTGAGCTGATGAGTGCAAAGTGTTTGATTATTCAACTAGCCACAAATAACATCCTTTCTAGGTATGTCCAAGGCTGTCTTAAACATTCTAAGGGCCCAGTGTGAAAATTTATGATGCGACCCTCATTAGTTTACTCTTATGTGAAACTTACACTTCAACAAACCCATAATATAGCATCAACTATAAATTCTAACAAGGAATGCATGATCAGTTATCCTTCATTAGATAAACCCATTATAAcgtttatatattcaatacaaGTGTAAAacttataataaaaaataaaaatgcattTGATCTTAAGATAATTACAATGATTCAAAATTATGGCTCAGATGAGAGATGGCTTAGATGAGATGAGTATTAAGAAAGGGAGAGGTAGACATAGCAAAAAAGAGATAGAATTAATAGTCCCTATTCATATGTTTaattaaaaggaaaattataaattactacTAAGTAACAacttaaattacaaaaaatatCAATCAGTTTTTCCCAATTATAAGATGGATGTCTCATTTAActggaaattagaaaatagttaataagatttaaataaaattagaaaaaattcatgttgttaattattatttttagtcTGTTTTGCCATTTTTTACACTCTTCTTTCATTTTACAAGTTCTAATTGAATTTCTTAGCTCATGAATCTCATCTCCTTCATTTTTTGAATTCTAATTTCTTCTCTGTTGCTCTCATCCGCCAActatgtcattttgattcaCCGTCGTTCGAGATTTTGCTAGCTTCGGCCGTCGTCGCCACCGTTCGAGGTCCTGTTAGGTTCGCCATTGTTCGAGGTTTCTCCAAGTTTGCCAGCTTCACTATCGTTAATTCAGGTATTATCGCCGACAATTCGTTTCGTTTCAATCCAATTCTTAATTGAGTTGTTTGTTCTAGCTTCCTCATTTCATTATGTATTTGTgcatttgtgttttttttttttgaaattgaaattgggCTTGTTGCTAGATTAAGTTTGGTGTGTTGtttttactttcaaatttttactattattggatttgattttgttgttttgaatttggataATCTATGATGACAGTGCACATTTACAGTAGCGTATACTTGTTTGGATCTtgaataatatatttttcttcataAATGATTATATGGAATTTGAATACTACATTAGCTTGTGTTAATCTCTGACTTTATTAATCTCAAAATTTTGAGTGATAAAAATGAGTTTTgggagatttttttttgaattgtgCATTTGATTGTCAATGTGATAGTCACAATGCATGTCACACTAGTAGTCATAGTGTGTGTCACAACGGTATTTTGATATGTAGTCACATTGATATTTATACTTTTCTGTTTTACTTTTGCAGTTGATAATGAACTCTATTTACACAGCAACGCTTGCATGTTGTGGTAAGGGAGCAacggtttttttttcagataataatatatatattttatatttgtgAGCACGTTAGAGTTCATCCCGATGTTATTGTATATCAGTTAGAAAATGAAGTTGATATGAAGATGCCTTTTAGAATTTTAGCACGTCATAGTTTAGACTAGATTTGTAGATGTTGATGTTTTTCCTATTGATATGGAGTTTGTTGTTTCATGAAGTGTGGTTAGCAATAATATTAGTGATTTGCTTGAGAAGAATCAACATTTGGGTCGAAAGACATATTACACTCAAGGGTGGGATACTCTTATTCAATTTGTTGGACAAGTTTTTGAGGGTGGGGTGGGTGGATGAATGTAGATTGTAATTGATGATGTATGCGGTGTAGGTTAATTTCAAAATTGATTTGGCGAGGAATAATAAACAAATTGTTGTCACTTCTTATGGCAAGAAATTGTTTGATGGTTGTGACTGGTTTGTGAATGAGCATCATTGTGCAGGTGATGTTGATGTTTATTACAATTACATCTACAAGCAACTCTAGTGTTTTAGGTTCGGTTAGTTATTTTTGCCATTTTTCCAAATTGTGTTATTACATAAGAAGCTACAACATCATTTACATAAAATTATTTGTTTATGTTTAAGGAGGTTCAACGATTGTTTTTATATTAGGAAGTTGGTGAATTAGCACAAATATCATGATGTTGTTCGTCTTCATAAGAGTAGGAATCAAGGATCGAAGATCATAAATACTATGTTTGACAAGTTTCGTAAGAATTCTAACAAGACGGCTGTAGATAAGTGTTTGAGTCTAACTATAGTTTAGGAGTTATGTATTGTACAACTTGTTATGCTAAAGAATTTGCAAGGATATTGTGACTGGTGATGAAGCAGAACCTTATTCCATAGTTATTATGGTTTTGTCAGAAAACTGTAAATCCCAACCCTGACTCTCAAATGGCTATAGAGATTTGTAGTGAAACAAAAAGGTGTCGTTGTATGCTTGTTTCCTATTCCGCTTGGATGAGGAGTTTTCAGGCTTGCTAAACTCTTTTGTTCATTGATGCTACATTCATCACCAATAAATATCAAAGTCAGCTTATTGTTGCAACTGCGAaggatgaaaataacaatactTGCTCTCTAACTGATATTTTGTGACGGTTGATGTGTGTCGTTTtgtgcatttttttttctatactGGTAGTGTGGCCAGTAGTGTGATTGCTTGTGTGACTCATTTTGTTGGGTTCTTTGACTGTTTAATGGTTTTTTTCCAGGTATATACCCTATAGCTTATGTCATTGTTGATTTTGAACCCAAGAGCAATTGAAGATTCTTCCTTGAGTTTTTGTCTGTTCAGTTCGTGAATACCACACCGAAAGGTCACCTCCATTTTCTGATTGAAATAATGGGCTTCTTGCTGCATATCCACAAGTGTTCCCTTAAAATCctccatttttattttacgCAGCTGATTGATCCCAATTACTGAGTCAAATGCAAGATCAAATTTTAAGATTATGATCATTAGACGataggggtgttaattgaaaaccgaaaaccgaaaaaaaaccgaaccataaccgaaccataaccgaaaaaaaccgaagaaaaaaaaaaccgcaccaaaccacaaaaaaaccgcaccaaaccgaaagatttggtgtggttttggtttgggacgtttggaaaccgaaaccgaaccgaaaaaccgaatatatatatattataaagaaattatattatttatagatatttttaatatacataattaaatatgttatcgatcgagacccaaactttatcaaaattcggtgaattttttaccatatatgtatttatatatgctgatcacatccgacggtcgaaatttcataatttgaattttagatattggaaccacaacatgtctactaatgtggtataacttgtttagtggtctttttgcaaatgtatgcagttgtgaagcaactatatcttataaatagaattttgcaaatttgtccgcatgatgcgttacgtatagtgaaatatggttataggaaaaaaatcacatattttcgataacgtttgtgtcccgatcgaggcggtcaaccctttttacgttattatcccctatgggtagccttatccctggaacgtaaaatttttgaaaattttacacgagctgctacattacatatatgtgagagtgtgtgcatgaaaaaatccaccaaaactagtcaagaaggagggggtaagaacaaattcacttaattagatgaaattaagttaatgttgaccacatcgatcgagacccaaactttatcaaaattcggtgaattttttaccatatctgtatttatatatgctgatcacatccgacggtcgaaatttcataatttgaattttagatattggaaccacaacatgtctactaatgtggtataacttgtttagtggtcttattgcaaatgtatgcagttgtgaagcaactatatcttataaatagaattttgcaaatttgtccgcatgatgcgttacgtatagtgaaatatggttatggtaaaaaaatcacatattttcgataacgtttgtgtcccgatcgaggcggtcaaccctttttacgcttattatcacctatgggtagccttatccatggaacgtaaaatttttgaacatTTTACACTAGCTgttacatcacatatatgtgagagtgtgtgcatgaaaaaatccaccaaaactagtcaagaaggagggggtaagaacaaattcacttaattagatgaaattaagttaatgttgaccacatcgattgagacccaaactttatcaaaattcggtgaattttttaccatatatgtatttatatatgctgatcacatccgacagtcgaaatttcataatttgaattttagatattggaaccacaacatgtctactaatgtggtataacttgtttagtggtcttattgcaaatgtatgcagttgtgaagcaactatatcttataaatagaaatttgcaaatttgtccgcatgatgcgttacgtatagtgaaatatggttatggtaaaaaaatcacatcttttcgataacgtttgtgtcccgatcgaggcggttaaccctttttacgcttattatcacctatgggtagccttatccatggaacgtaaaatttttgaaaattttacactagctgctacatcacatatatgtgagagtgtgtgcatgaaaaaatccaccaaaactagtcaagaaggagggggtaagaacaaattcacttaattagatgaaattaagttaatgttgaccacatcgatcgagacccaaatattatcaacattagatgaattttttaccatatccttatttaaatatgctgatcacatctgacggtcaaaatttaatattttgaattttagatattggaacgacaacatgcctactaatgtggtataacttgtttagtggctttttgcaattgtatgcat from Argentina anserina chromosome 2, drPotAnse1.1, whole genome shotgun sequence carries:
- the LOC126783191 gene encoding protein RMD5 homolog; translation: MELNSIKDAYDRVVKKQKLSASKSQEVIHQVGREIEQALTQILSAQDSSAPVDQKSILAELKLKLSAIGPVQLLEGSHKELNLNLSKYTKLLERSLNPDISKAYRDVDFDYHIVNQLIANHFYRQGLFDVGDGMIEEAGEPELAIVKSQFSVMHQLLEAMKVKNIEPALNWIRANREQLNHDGLNLELKLHTLQFVEIIQYGNRGDALKYAQTQLTPFASPASPHKDEVLKLMVKLMGCLLYPRRLENSPYSEFTSPTHWEKAMEDLTGLFCSLLAQSYNSPLSMTMAVGFEGLPTLLKLANVMAAKKQEWQAMKQLPVPVELGKEFQFHSIFVCPVSRDQGSEENPPMLMPCLHVLCKQSIMKLSKSSTRIFKCPYCPAEASVSQCRQLHF
- the LOC126783197 gene encoding uncharacterized protein LOC126783197; amino-acid sequence: MGRKAGSIYINPKKFGAFHKPCMKEMVTFLSCLALNSNCDEKCVRQKDLLGTCMESQSQKNKSMGSINYHLQRLSRGRK